In Oleiharenicola lentus, the following are encoded in one genomic region:
- a CDS encoding hybrid sensor histidine kinase/response regulator encodes MSVVICDTPAGASAHPSPEALLGAWTGSAAFVYCRDLGGRFLAANESFARKFGRPADQIAGKPVAGVVHQDDVKSFARADEAAQRAPHNSAHEQRWLTPQGWRWVDWEESAIFNVEGRIIGVRAVGHDITRRRLAEEQFHKLSSAVEQSPIAIAITDADGHVQYVNGKFTMTTGLTLETILDREIDVLREGHASEQAYQEFRAHVRSGREWRGEIHRQSPEGRLVWESVQVCCLRNPAGEIANLLLLREDITERKGLEGQLRQIQKMEGIGTLAGGIAHDFNNILAVINGYAELCVLNANEPAIIQKSVREIKRAAERATGLVRQILTFSRKAEVRVAPLDLNQHLRDLVKLLAETFPRNITFNFALDDNLPPLLADQNQLQQIVLNLCVNARDAMPGGGTITLSTQRIDGDSMPANMRNRRACACLKVSDTGTGMPPEVRERIFEPFFTTKGVNKGTGLGLAVVYGIVASHEGAIDVESTVGQGSTFRVCLPFADAAVQAPITVKPSEFPGGNESILIVDDEAALRMLLETTFTRKGYTVTTARDGLEAIDVLGRGDKRFDVVLLDLNMPGATGIEVMKVLKATHPESKVLILTGHLTPEVRTEFESLGQRDFVRKPYTLDELGRQIRVLLA; translated from the coding sequence ATGTCAGTCGTGATTTGCGATACACCCGCGGGGGCGTCCGCCCACCCGTCGCCAGAGGCTTTGCTCGGTGCTTGGACCGGCAGTGCCGCCTTTGTCTATTGCCGTGATCTCGGCGGCCGCTTTTTGGCGGCCAATGAGTCCTTTGCGCGCAAATTCGGCCGGCCGGCCGACCAGATCGCGGGCAAACCGGTCGCGGGCGTCGTGCATCAGGACGACGTGAAGTCCTTCGCGCGCGCCGACGAGGCCGCGCAACGCGCCCCGCACAATTCCGCCCATGAGCAGCGCTGGCTGACACCACAGGGCTGGCGCTGGGTGGACTGGGAGGAGTCCGCCATCTTCAACGTCGAGGGCCGGATCATCGGCGTGCGCGCCGTGGGCCACGACATCACGCGCCGGCGCCTCGCCGAGGAACAGTTTCACAAGCTGTCCAGTGCCGTTGAACAATCGCCCATCGCCATCGCAATCACCGACGCCGACGGCCATGTGCAATATGTGAACGGCAAGTTCACCATGACCACCGGCCTTACGCTCGAGACCATTCTCGACCGCGAGATCGATGTGCTGCGCGAGGGCCACGCTTCGGAGCAGGCCTATCAGGAATTCCGCGCCCATGTGCGCTCCGGCCGCGAGTGGCGCGGAGAAATCCACCGCCAGAGCCCCGAGGGGCGGCTCGTGTGGGAATCCGTGCAAGTCTGCTGCCTGCGCAATCCGGCGGGCGAGATCGCCAACCTGCTGCTGCTGCGCGAGGACATCACCGAGCGCAAAGGTCTCGAGGGTCAGCTCCGCCAGATCCAGAAGATGGAGGGCATCGGCACGCTCGCCGGCGGCATCGCCCACGACTTCAACAACATCCTCGCCGTCATCAACGGCTACGCCGAGCTCTGCGTGCTCAACGCCAACGAGCCCGCCATCATCCAGAAGAGCGTGCGCGAGATCAAGCGGGCCGCCGAACGCGCCACCGGCCTCGTGCGCCAGATCCTCACTTTCAGCCGCAAGGCCGAGGTGAGGGTGGCCCCGCTCGACCTCAACCAGCATCTCCGCGACCTGGTAAAACTCCTCGCCGAGACCTTTCCGCGCAACATCACCTTCAATTTCGCCCTGGACGACAATCTGCCGCCGCTGCTGGCCGACCAAAACCAGCTGCAGCAGATCGTGCTCAACCTCTGCGTGAACGCCCGCGACGCCATGCCCGGCGGCGGCACGATCACCCTCTCCACCCAGCGGATCGACGGAGACTCAATGCCGGCCAACATGCGCAACCGGCGCGCCTGCGCCTGCCTGAAGGTGAGCGACACCGGCACGGGCATGCCGCCGGAAGTGCGCGAGCGCATTTTCGAACCGTTCTTCACCACCAAGGGCGTCAACAAGGGCACCGGTCTCGGGCTCGCCGTCGTCTATGGCATCGTGGCCAGCCACGAGGGTGCCATCGATGTCGAGAGCACGGTCGGCCAGGGCAGCACGTTCCGGGTCTGCCTGCCTTTTGCCGATGCCGCCGTGCAGGCCCCGATCACCGTCAAGCCCAGCGAGTTCCCCGGTGGCAATGAATCCATCCTCATCGTGGACGACGAAGCGGCCCTGCGCATGTTGCTCGAAACCACTTTCACCCGCAAAGGCTACACAGTCACCACGGCGCGCGACGGTCTCGAAGCCATCGACGTGCTCGGTCGCGGGGACAAGCGATTCGATGTGGTCCTGCTGGATCTCAACATGCCTGGGGCCACCGGCATCGAGGTCATGAAGGTGCTGAAGGCCACCCATCCCGAGTCCAAAGTTCTCATACTGACCGGCCACCTTACGCCCGAAGTGCGCACAGAATTTGAGTCCCTTGGTCAGCGTGACTTCGTGCGCAAGCCCTACACCTTGGACGAACTCGGACGACAGATTCGTGTCCTGCTGGCCTGA